Part of the Streptomyces sp. f51 genome is shown below.
CCAAGTTCGCCGGACAGGGTCTGTGGAACACCAAGATCTCCGGTCAGGGCTGGGTCGCGCTGACCTCCCGCGGCAACCCGATCGTCGTCGACTGCGGCGGCGGTGAGGACGAGACGTACGTCGACCCCGACGCGCTCGTCGCCTGGTCCCCGAACCTCAAGGTGAAGGGCAAGCGCAGCTTCAAGGCACAGTCGCTGATCGGACGCGGCAGCGGCGAGGCGTTCCAGATGGCGTTCTCCGGGCAGGGCATCGTCGTCGTCCAGCCCAGCGAGGACAGCACCGACCGCCTCCGAGTCCGGGGCTGAGGGGGAGCAGGACATCATGCAGAGCCCGCTTTTCGGCTACAACGAACAGCAGACCCAGGACCGCTACAGCCTCCAGAACGCGCAGATGCTGCGTGTCGTCCTGGAGGGCCACGACGACATCCTGGCCCGCAAGGGCACCATGGTCGCGTACCAGGGCCTCGTCGAGTTCGACGCCGAGTACCAGAACAGCAGCCAGCACCGGGCGCGCGCGTACACCGGTGAGGGACTCGACCTGATGCGCTGCCACGGGCAGGGCACGGTCTATCTGGCCAACCTCGGCCAGCACGTGCACGTCCTCGACGTCGACCAGGACGGCCTCACCGTCGACAGCGCCTATGTGCTGGCGATGGACTCCGGGCTGCACCACGAGGTCATCGCCGTGGACAGCCAGTACGGCATCTCCGGCTCCGGCAAGTACCAGCTCAACATCACCGGGCGCGGCAAGGTCGCGCTGGTGACCTCCGGGTCGCCGCTGATGATGCAGGTCACCCCGGACCGGTACGTCAACTGCGACGCCGACGCGATCGTCGCCTGGTCCACCGGTCTGCGGGTGCAGATGCAGGCCCAGACCCACTCCTCGGGAGTGTGGCGGCGCCGCGGCAACACCGGCGAGGGCTGGGAACTGAGCTTCATGGGCACCGGCTATGTGCTCGTGCAGCCCAGTGAACTGCTGCCGCCGCAG
Proteins encoded:
- a CDS encoding AIM24 family protein — encoded protein: MQSPLFGYNEQQTQDRYSLQNAQMLRVVLEGHDDILARKGTMVAYQGLVEFDAEYQNSSQHRARAYTGEGLDLMRCHGQGTVYLANLGQHVHVLDVDQDGLTVDSAYVLAMDSGLHHEVIAVDSQYGISGSGKYQLNITGRGKVALVTSGSPLMMQVTPDRYVNCDADAIVAWSTGLRVQMQAQTHSSGVWRRRGNTGEGWELSFMGTGYVLVQPSELLPPQNAVIGQGLRAQYGMGQQGVHAQNQGNAWS